The following are encoded in a window of Halorarum salinum genomic DNA:
- a CDS encoding ABC transporter ATP-binding protein: MLEARNLTKRFGELVATDDVTVEFGREDGETTFIVGPNGAGKTTLVNLLTGLLEPDSGSIVLDGTDIGGLTPDERVHEGLVRSFQVVHVFEEMSVRENLRTAVLSKRGLTRSAFSFSDEHEGVEATVDGLLDRFRLDGRGRVVAETLPHGDRKLLDVAMAFGLDPEYLLLDEPTAGVSAEETEHVIETIVDVSRARAVTTVAIEHDMDIVTEYADRVLALHQGGVLGQGGPSILKTDDRLRRVLLGVDE, encoded by the coding sequence ATGCTCGAAGCACGCAACCTCACCAAACGGTTCGGCGAACTGGTCGCGACCGACGACGTCACCGTGGAGTTCGGCCGCGAGGACGGCGAGACGACGTTCATCGTCGGCCCCAACGGCGCGGGGAAGACGACGCTGGTCAACCTCCTGACGGGGCTGCTCGAGCCGGATTCGGGCAGCATCGTCCTCGACGGCACCGACATCGGCGGGCTGACCCCGGACGAGCGCGTCCACGAGGGGCTCGTCCGCAGCTTCCAGGTCGTCCACGTGTTCGAGGAGATGAGCGTCCGCGAGAACCTCCGGACCGCCGTGCTCTCGAAGCGGGGGCTGACCCGCAGCGCGTTCAGCTTCAGCGACGAGCACGAGGGCGTCGAGGCGACCGTCGACGGCCTCCTCGACCGGTTCCGGCTCGACGGCCGCGGGCGCGTCGTCGCGGAGACGCTCCCGCACGGCGACCGGAAACTGCTCGACGTCGCGATGGCGTTCGGGCTCGACCCCGAGTACCTGCTGCTCGACGAACCGACGGCGGGCGTCTCCGCCGAGGAGACCGAACACGTCATCGAGACGATCGTCGACGTGAGCAGGGCCCGGGCCGTCACGACCGTCGCCATCGAGCACGACATGGACATCGTGACCGAGTACGCCGACCGCGTGCTCGCGCTCCACCAGGGGGGCGTCCTCGGGCAGGGCGGGCCGTCCATCCTGAAGACCGACGACCGGCTTCGCCGGGTCCTGCTGGGGGTGGACGAATGA
- a CDS encoding branched-chain amino acid ABC transporter ATP-binding protein, which produces MTDAGAGEGVPGGGADEAEPGTGTDGTAAPLLAVRGLDAAVEGFQVTEGVSLTVDRGEAVGLVGRNGAGKTTTFRGIMGLAEVLGGSVEFRGEELTALRPELVPKRGIGYQPEDRKLFSGMSVDENFRLPIWSAGDARGIDDEDAVVEGVYDLLDELDDRRDANVENLSGGQAKMVAIGRALALDPDLLVLDEPLEGLAPIVVEKLKGYIEDINDRGIAVLIAESNVTHVPEIVDRLAVIERGEIVARGDPEAVVDDDELTKLMQGSGRE; this is translated from the coding sequence ATGACCGACGCCGGCGCGGGCGAGGGCGTTCCCGGGGGCGGCGCCGACGAAGCCGAACCCGGGACCGGGACGGACGGAACCGCCGCCCCCCTCCTCGCCGTCAGGGGGCTGGACGCCGCCGTCGAGGGGTTCCAGGTCACCGAGGGCGTCTCCCTGACCGTCGACCGCGGCGAGGCGGTCGGGCTTGTCGGCCGGAACGGGGCGGGGAAGACGACGACGTTCCGCGGGATCATGGGGCTCGCCGAGGTGCTCGGCGGATCGGTCGAGTTCCGGGGCGAGGAGCTCACGGCCCTCCGGCCGGAACTCGTCCCGAAGCGGGGAATCGGCTACCAGCCCGAGGACCGGAAGCTGTTCTCCGGGATGTCGGTCGACGAGAACTTCCGGCTGCCGATCTGGTCCGCGGGCGACGCCCGCGGCATCGACGACGAGGACGCGGTCGTCGAGGGCGTCTACGACCTGCTCGACGAACTCGACGACCGTCGCGACGCGAACGTCGAGAACCTGAGCGGCGGGCAGGCGAAGATGGTCGCGATCGGCCGGGCGCTCGCGCTCGACCCGGACCTGCTCGTCCTCGACGAGCCGCTCGAGGGGCTCGCGCCCATCGTCGTCGAGAAGCTGAAGGGGTACATCGAGGACATCAACGACCGGGGCATCGCGGTGCTGATCGCGGAGTCGAACGTCACGCACGTCCCCGAGATCGTCGACCGCCTCGCGGTCATCGAGCGCGGGGAGATCGTCGCCCGCGGCGACCCGGAGGCGGTCGTCGACGACGATGAACTCACGAAGCTGATGCAGGGGAGCGGCCGGGAGTGA
- a CDS encoding helix-turn-helix domain-containing protein: MISLQMDMVQYDCPYIDTTVENDVSFSAKQWDFNPARELLETRIMVRGDDGGALDNGLATLQEHDNMRGYELIRREGDVALIRSRIGQTDAMRVIRDRDGYITGPFEIADGSETWHVGFDRRSVADGALSALSRNNDFTVESRDSMDLEEYSDLMRNVDAATTLLDGCRELSAVERDTLRKAVTGGYFTTPRDATLSTLAEEFGVSKMAVSKNLRRGERKLLGRVMEAMEELDADDRG; this comes from the coding sequence ATGATATCACTGCAGATGGACATGGTCCAGTACGACTGTCCGTACATCGACACGACCGTCGAGAACGACGTGTCCTTCTCCGCGAAGCAGTGGGATTTCAACCCGGCGAGGGAGTTGCTGGAGACCCGCATCATGGTCCGCGGGGACGACGGCGGCGCGCTCGACAACGGGCTCGCGACCCTCCAGGAGCACGACAACATGCGGGGGTACGAACTCATCCGGCGGGAGGGCGACGTGGCGTTGATCCGCTCGCGCATCGGCCAGACGGACGCGATGCGGGTGATCCGCGACCGGGACGGCTACATCACCGGGCCGTTCGAAATCGCGGACGGCAGCGAGACCTGGCACGTCGGCTTCGACCGCCGGAGCGTCGCCGACGGCGCCCTCTCGGCGCTCTCCCGGAACAACGACTTCACCGTCGAGTCGCGCGACTCGATGGACCTCGAGGAGTACTCGGACCTGATGCGGAACGTCGACGCCGCGACGACCCTGCTCGACGGCTGCCGCGAACTGTCGGCGGTCGAGCGAGACACCCTGCGGAAGGCCGTCACCGGGGGGTACTTCACGACCCCGCGGGACGCGACGCTCTCCACGCTCGCGGAGGAGTTCGGCGTCTCCAAGATGGCCGTCTCGAAGAACCTCCGCAGGGGCGAGCGGAAGCTCCTCGGGCGGGTGATGGAGGCGATGGAGGAGCTCGACGCGGACGATCGCGGCTGA
- a CDS encoding SDR family oxidoreductase: protein MAESDTRDRLEARPVTDETVLTVDDDRFTPGSVCLVTGGGSGIGRATALAMAANGLTAVATDVDGDGLAGTADLAASLEGDGRVETVAGDLTDDADVERVVETAADHGTLRYLANVAGMQHIDAVEEFPMDRYDRMHDVMLRAPLYLAKLTIPHVRATEDGVGAVGNMASVHGRYVTADKVGYNVSKFGLRGLTQSIAAEGGDGLRSFSVSTGYVKTPLVTDQIPDTAEQRGITVDEVVDDVMLGQSRVKEMMDPVDVANLFVFGFSSHARHLNGGDLLFDGGMTLTYE from the coding sequence ATGGCAGAGTCCGACACGCGGGACAGGCTCGAGGCGCGGCCGGTGACCGACGAGACGGTGCTGACCGTCGACGACGACCGCTTCACCCCCGGATCGGTCTGTCTCGTGACCGGCGGGGGCTCGGGCATCGGACGGGCGACGGCGCTCGCGATGGCGGCCAACGGCCTGACCGCCGTGGCGACCGACGTCGACGGGGACGGACTCGCCGGGACGGCCGACCTGGCGGCGTCGCTCGAGGGGGACGGCCGCGTGGAGACTGTCGCCGGCGACCTGACCGACGACGCGGACGTCGAGCGGGTCGTCGAGACGGCCGCCGACCACGGGACGCTCCGGTACCTCGCCAACGTCGCCGGCATGCAGCACATCGACGCCGTCGAGGAGTTCCCGATGGACCGGTACGACCGGATGCACGACGTGATGCTCCGGGCGCCGCTGTACCTCGCGAAGCTCACGATCCCGCACGTTCGGGCGACCGAGGACGGCGTCGGCGCCGTCGGCAACATGGCGTCGGTCCACGGCCGCTACGTCACCGCCGACAAGGTCGGCTACAACGTCTCGAAGTTCGGGCTCCGGGGGTTGACCCAGTCGATCGCGGCGGAGGGCGGCGACGGCCTCCGCTCGTTCTCGGTCAGCACCGGCTACGTGAAGACGCCGCTCGTCACCGACCAGATCCCCGACACGGCCGAACAGCGGGGCATCACGGTCGACGAGGTCGTCGACGACGTCATGCTCGGCCAGTCGCGCGTGAAGGAGATGATGGACCCGGTCGACGTCGCCAACCTGTTCGTGTTCGGCTTCTCCTCGCACGCCCGCCACCTG